GCGCCCTTGACTTCGAACGGCCCGAGCGGACGCGGCCGCTGTACGACGAAGTCAATCTCAGAGGTAGCCACGCCCGCCTGGTGGTCGTAAAGAAGAACAACCTCGTGCTGACCAAGCTGGTCAAGGACCTCCGCAAGATCACCACACGTCTCGCCGAGATCCCGGCGTTGATCATCGACGACGAGTCCGATCAAGCGTCGCCCAACACCAGCAATCCCAAGAAGTGGGAGAAAGACCAGAAAGAGCGGACCAGCATCAACCAGCGCCTCAGCGAGCTGCTGACGCTGCTCCCGCGCGCCCAGTACGTCGGCTACACCGCGACGCCGTTCGCCAACGTCTTCGTCGACCCCAGCGACACGGAAGACATCTTCCCAAGCAACTTCATCATCTCCCTAGACCGGCCACCGGGATACATGGGAGCCGCGGACTTCCATGACCTCGACAACAACTTCGACGACACTGAACCCAACTTCGCAAACTCCAAGGAAAAGGCGCACGTACGTCCGCTACCGGACGACCCAGACGACGAGTCCCACCTGCGGCAAGCCATCGATGCCTTCGTGCTGACGGGAGCACTCAAGCTCTACCGGCAGGAGCGAGGTGAGGGATCCTACCGGCACCACACAATGCTGGTCCACCACGCCATGCAACGCGCGGTTCACAGCGACAAAGCAACGGAAGTGCGCAAACTGTGGGAAACCGGTGGCTACTTCGCGCCGGCTAGCGCTGACCGGCTACGCAAGCTGTACGACACAGACATCCGCCAGGTCAGCCAAGCGCTCGCGCAGGGAGATAGCATCCCTAATACCTATGAAGAGCTGACGCCCTACATTGCTCGGACGGTCCGCAACATCAGCGAGGGCGGGGACCCGGTCATCGTCGTCAACAGCGAGAAGAGCCTCGAGAACGAACAGATCGACTTTGATCAGCGCGGAGTCTGGAAGATTCTCGTCGGCGGGAATAGCCTCGCTCGTGGCTTTACCGTCGAAGGCCTGACCATCTCTTACTACCGGCGACTCACCAAACAGCAAGACACCCTTATGCAGATGGGCCGCTGGTTCGGCTTCCGACCGCACTACCGCGACCTCGTCCGCCTCTACATCACCCCGTCCCTGCACGCAGCCTTTGAAGCCAGCTGCCGCGACGAGGAACACTTCCGAACCGAGCTCCGCCGCTACGCCACACCCGTCGACGGCAAGTCCCAGCTCACCCCCGCCCAGGTGCCACCTCTAGTCGCGCAACACCTCGACTGGCTTAAGCCGACAGCAGCCAACAAGATGTACAACGCTGACCTCGCCGAACGCCGATCGCCAGGCATCGCCGTGGAGCCACGACGGTGGCCGTCCGACCCCAAGCTCATCGATTCCAACACCCGAGCGTTCCAGCCACTTCTCGACGCCGCGCAGACCTACGCCCACCTCTACGGCGAGCTGGCCAATGGTGCCAAGCCTGGTAGCGGCGAGCCGGAGAGCGCACCCGAAAGCTGGAACTACCACGCCTGGATCGGCAGAGTCAGTCATCCGATTCTGCTGAGCGTCATGCAATCGCTTCGCCTCGCAACCGACGACGCGCTGAGACCCGATCTGCGGTGGCTCAGCTCGCTCACCCCGGAGCAAATCAGTGGCTGGGTCGTCATCCTGCCGCAGCATAAGGGCCAAACGGCCAACCGGCGAATCCTGGGGCACCACCCAATCAGCGTCCACACCAGGACCCGGCAGAAGCCCGATTATTACGGCGGAATCAGCAAACTCGAACACCGCGGGCCCGGAGAAGTCATCAAACGCGTGCCATCAGAAGACGACAAGGCCGTCAACAACGCGGAGATCGGCGAGGAACAAGCGAGGCGGCATGTTGAGCCCCGATCAGGTTCGCTTCTAATTTATCCGGTTGTTGATCGGGCGAAGGAAAGTGAAGGCTCCCTCCCCGGCCAGACAAACGATGAACTACACCCCCGCCAAGTGACCATGGCGTTCCGTTTGGTTGCGCCCGAATCGGCCGTCGGCGGCGACAAGCGTCTTGTCCTGTTCGAGACCAAGGTGACGTCGCGGCGGAATGCTGCCATTGTGGACAAGCATGTGTAGTGGGCGTGACACAAGGACGCGTCTGCGCCGTGACGCTGGAACTTGCAGTCCCGGCGGCCTCGCCGTCGTGGAGGCTGTCCTCGTCCTGCAAGTCGTCGAAGACGCCAGCTAGCCTCGCCAAATCCGACTGCGGAAGGCTCAGCCGGAGCGAGCGTCGGCCAAGAGGCCTGACAACCTAGGAGCCAGAACGTTGCGAGATAACCGCGACCTGTCGATGTGCGGCGCGCCGTCCGGGTCTTGGAGAACGTTGAGCGGGCTGCAAGGAGTGACCCCGACTATTGCGCCTTCGAGCGCGCATTTTGGATACATTGCCCGTACTCTGCACACGTCCGGCCTGCTACCGCCTTCACAATGAGCCATTTTCATCCTGAGAAGCTTGGGTGCTCCGCGTGGTGGAGAACGTGGACGGCCTGCACGATCGAGGTCGCGCGGTGTGGGCTACAGCGGGTTCTGTCAGGATCTTCCAGGTCTTGAGGGTGGCGCGGCGCGTTCGCCGATGGCGCGGATCCGGGTGTGAGCCCGGTTGACCTTCTTCTGCCAGGCGGCGATTTCCGGCCGGTATCGAGGCTTCTGAAGGGCATCCGCACGTTGCCGCGGGCACCAACGGAAACCCGGATCCTGTCCTTGATTACTGTAGGCACTTGATCGGGCTCGTAGCTGGCTGGCGGCGGGTAGACCTTGAGATTCGCCTTGAAGTTGACCACGGCGAGGAGTAAATGATGGAACTCGCGGGCCAAATCCGGTTCAGGTGCCGTATGGACGCGCTGGGCAAGTCTCTTATTATCGGCCCAAAGCCCAACGGGCCGTCCTTAAGCTTTTCGAGGCGGCCGATCTCGGCCAGGGTAAGCAAGCGCACGCCTCGGATCTTGCCCCATCGGCGGTGCCTACTGGCACCCCCAACCGGTGCGCGAGTGGGTACCAGCGCTGCCGACCCGCAGCAACCGCGGGGTGCCCAGGTGAAGCGGCAGGCAAACCAGGAGGCCGCGGGGCGACCCGCAGCGGACGATGTGAGGGCGCACCTAGCAGCAGGGAAATACCCCCTCCGCGGCAACTTGAGGACGGCGCGAGGGCTGCCCGTCAAGGCGAGAAGCAACCCATAGGCGGTTGGCGGTAGCTAGGCTAAACGGGCTTCGCCCTTCCCTAGGTGTTGCGGAGCGACTGGAAGGCCCTGCCATTGATGCTCATGCTTCATGCGTAGTGAATCCTCGGCGGGCGCGCACCGACTCGGCGATCCGAAGCGCCGCCCCATCTAGGTCCTCGTGCTCCCATACGACGATCAGTAGCCAACCGGCATCCTCGAGGGCTTGGCGGGTCCGTCGGTCGCGGTCCATGTTTCTGGCGAGCTTCTCACGCCAGTATTTGTTGTTTGCCGTCGGCTGTCGGTGGTGCTGTGGGCAGCCGTGCCAGAAGCAGCCGTAGACCTCGACGGCGACGCGGGCTGGGCGGAAGACGATGTCGATCTTGCGGCGCAGATTCGGAAGCGGGTGGGCGCAGACGCGGTAGCGAAGGCCTTTGGCGTGCAGCGCGCGGCGCAGCGCCACTTCTGGGGTGGTGTCGCGGCTGCGGTTGCCCTGCATGGCGCGTCGAGTCGCCGGGCTGGAGGCCCACGACTGCTCTGGCATGTCGTTCACCCTAAAGGACGTCTCGTAACTCGGTGACCGGTCCATGATGGATCATGCCGGGGTGCAGGTGATCTCGGCGGCCAGCCAGGAGTGGATCTTCCCGTTCACCGGGCTGCAGCCTGCCCAGTTCCGCAGGCTGGTCCGGCTGGTTGCCGAGCGTGGCGGGGACGCGATCGCTGATGGTCGGCCGGGCCGGCAGTGGTCGCTCGACCTCGCCGACCGGGTACTGCTGGTGGCCGCGTACTGGCGCACGAACTTGACGATGCGGCAGATCGGCCCGCTGTTCGGGGTGTCGCACTCCGCCGCTCACCGGGTCATCGACACCCTCGGCCCGCTGCTGGCGCTCACCCCGGGACACCGTCGTTGGGTCGACCAGATCACGATCGTCGACGGCACCCTCATCCCGACCCGCGACCGTCGCCTGGCCGCGCCGAGCAAGAACTACCGCTACTCGACGAACCTGCAGGTCGCCATCGACGCCCACACCCGCCTCGTCGTCGCCCTCGGCGACCCGCAGCCCGGCAACCGCAACGACACCATCGTCTACCGCACCTCCGGCATCGACCAGAAACTGGCCGGGCGGCCGGTCATGGCCGACGGCGCCTACCGCGGCAACCCCGAGGTGATCATCCCGTACCGCAAACCCTCCGACGGCAGCGAGCTACCCGCGTGGAAGACAGACCTGAACAAGCAGCACCGCACGGTCCGCGCCCAGGTCGAACACGCTCTGGCCCGCATGAAGAGCTTCAAGATCCTGCGCGACTATCGACGTGCCGCCAGCACATTGACCGACACCGCCGCCGGCATCGCCCACCTGCACAACATCATCCTGCTCGGGTGACACCAACGCCGGTCCCGGGCAACGCCTTCAACGAGTTACGAGACGTCCTTTAGTCAGGACGAGTTTTGAATACCGCCCGGTGCTCGCCGCGCCCAAGGACCCGTCGTCTCGGTCCGCTGCCTTTACCTGTCGAAGAGGTGAGGCGTGTCGTCGTGCTCGAATAACACGCTGCCGACGAGACCGGTGACGTCGATGGCTGAGGGGTCGGGCGTAGGTCGTCCTTCGGCGTAGGCCAGCCGGACGGCGGCGATGTAGGCCAGCCGGACGCCTTGGACAACTAACACCCGTCGCAGACCGTCGGAGACCTCACCCCGCTCGTAGGCGACCGCGGCGAGCCGGGAGATCGTCTCGGCGCGGCGGGCGATGCGGACATCCGGATGCCCCCGCTCACGGCGGGTGGCGTCGCTGATGAGCGGGAACCGCCCGGAGGCGGGCAGGTCGACGGTCGGGGAGACTGGCGGGATCTTCTCGTTGAGGATCGCCTTGAAGCGGCTCTCCCGGATCGCTTTCAGGTACGCGGTGTACTCGACCGCGTTGAGCCTCTGCTGGGCTGGCGCGTATTCCGGGTGTCGTTTACCCGCGACGTCTTCGAACTCCCACAGCGGCCACAATTCCATTTCGGCGACCTCGAAGACGTCGAGGATGCGCATGGCCACCGCGTCGGTGCGCTGGTTGGTCAGGTGCCGTCGTACCCGCACGCGCAACCGCTCGTTGGTTTGCCCCACGTAGATGGGCTCACCGTCGTAATCGTAGAACGCGTAGCAGCCCCAGCGGGCGTCTGCCCAGTGCCGGCCATGCTCGTCCCGTGCGTTGAGCGCCGCGTCCAGCATTCCCCGGAAGTCGCGGACCGCCGGGGCCGGCAGAGAGTTGCGGGCCGGCCGAGGAATGCTAGGCACCCACCACCGCCAGGCGCGGCGACTCCGCGGAGCGGAGCTCGCCGAGCGCGAGCGGCATCAGGTACTCGCGGGCGAGCCACGACACTACTGGCACGCACACCGCGTCGCCGAAGCCGAACAGGGCCTGATTTGTGCGCAGCCCGTCGAGGCGGTAGTCGGCGGCGCCCATCAGCTTGGCGTACTCCCGGGGGGTCATCCACCGTACCCGGACCTTGCCCTGCCCGGCCTCGACCAAGGCTTGCTTCGACGATCCACCTCGCGCTGTGCGCAGGCAGCCGGAGATGTCGTCGGGACGGATCTCCCAGGTCGGCTTCCCGCTGCGGGTGCGCCGGTACGCGGTCCGGCGAGAGATTCCGCGACCCTTGCGCAAGGTTTCCAGTCGCTCGGCCTGGATGGGTGACAGGGAGCTGACGAAGGCTGCTTGACGCTGGTCGTCCCACCAGAGTTCGCTGCTGGGCGGGAGCTTGTCCGCGAGCTCGGTCAAGCCGGTGGTCGTCGGCGGTGGAGGCGCGGGCAGCAAGGCGCGGTGGGTGCGCAGGGTCGGGTCGCCGAATGGCGCCTGTAGCCAGTCCGGCCGCAGTTCGCTGTTGGGGACGGGCTCATCAGCTGGGGGTTCGAGCGCGGCGACGAGGAACAGCCGTGGGCGTGACTGCGGCACGAAGCGGCGGGCGTCGAGTGTGAGGACATCCACCGAGTAGTCGAGATCGTTGAGGGCGCGGATCGCGGCGGCCAGGTCCTCCCCGCCGTGGCTGGTCGCTAGGCCTACGACGTTCTCCAAGGCCACGACGGGCGGCCGTCGGTCGCCCATCTCCCTCAGCACTCGCACGAAATGCCAGAAGGTTCCTGATTCACTTCCGGCGAGGCCGCGTCGCGCCCCGGCCAGGGACAGGTCGGTGCAGGGGAACGAGGCCCAGGCAAGGCTCAGCCCGTCGGCCATCTGCGGGCCTTTGACGTCTGCGATGTCACCGCGCTTGTAGTCGTGCGCGCCTTCGGGGTCGTTGAAGTGGCGGGCGTACATCTCCTTTTTGTCTGGTTCGATATCGTTTGACCAGATGACCTTGAAGCCGGCGTCCTCCAGGCCCAGGCGGACGAGGCCTATGCCAGCGAAGAACTCCGCAGCGGTGGGCTTGGCAGTGCCGACATCGGAAGGGATCAACGCTAGCTGGGTCACGGGCCTAACATTACAAACCGAACGTTGATCCACCAGACAGCGGGCCGCGGCGGGTCGCGCCGCAGGGCCCACGCCCCGGCGGCAGCAGACCATCTGGCGCAGTGAAGATCAGGGCCGACGCCGGCCACGCCGATCTGCCCGGTGACGGCTAGAGGTTCTCGGGCAGCTCTATCAAGAGCGATGGGTCGCTCTCCACCCCGGCGACGCGTCGGTTGTAGGTCTCCAGCAGCAGTCGCAAGCCCGACCGAATGTCCTGCTCGCGAAAGCCAGCCATCTCCTCGACGTTGGTGCCCACGAAGTCTTCCACAGACTGCACAGCCACGTAGTCGCCGAGTCGCGCCAGATCCGCCAGCTGCGCGGCGGCGGCGAGCCTGGTCTCGGGCACGAGCACTCGGGACCGGAATCCAGCCTTCCGGTTCGACTTGCACCGGCCCTCGAACAGGGGCTGACCCGGACTCATCGTCACATGGAACGCCGTGTCGCCCACCAGGAAGTCGCCCGGGCGAGAGGTCTGAACATCAGCGGTTGTGTAGCTGTCGTTGCTGATCTCCAGCTCAGGGAACCGTAGGGCGAGCTTTGCGCCCACGAGGTGCTGCGCCACCGCGCCCGCGGTGTTGCCGCCTCGCTCCTGCGCCGACTTCAGAAGCACGGAGACAACCAGCTTCATCGGCGTCGTCGGCGAAAACTCCGCCTTGATCCGCTGCTTGCCGAAGTACTCAACCTTGATCTGGTCGACGAACCAAGCCTGCAGCGTTCGCGCGACGGCGGCTAGCTCGTCGGGAGGCAGCCGGCGGAGGTCGTCCGAACGGGGGTGTTTGTCCAGCAGTTCGACGATCTCGACGGCGACTTCCTTGGTCATGCGAGAGGTGCGCCCGCCTTCTTTCAGGAAGTCCCGATCCTCGCCGTGCCGGCTCAAGATGTTCTTCGCGGTTGCCCCGCTGGCTCCCTTGACCTGTGAGTCGGCCAGGTAGTCGGATCGTTGCAGAGGGTATTTGGCCCCGACGTATTCCGTCACGTACAGGCCGGCGCAGAACACGTTGGCGTTGATGCCCCCCTTTTTGCCGCGCTTGGTCTCACGCCAGTCCTCGAGCGAAGCGATCAAGTCCTCCGCGATCCGCTTGGCGGTCGCCTGACCTGCGTCCATGATACACCCCCACCGTGCCGGCAACTTGAGCATCTTACGAAGGGCGGGGACTTGTTATGAGCCCTCGCTGCGGCAGGCCTTCGCCCAAGGTCAAGTTAGGGGCGCAAGCCCGATATTTGGCGAGGATCCCAGCATTCAGAGGTGTGGATGCTATCGGGCTGCGTAGAGGCCCCGACAGCTGGCGCTCCGGGGGTGACGGCGGTCCCGCGGCGGGAGGCGGCGGAGGTCGACGTCGATTGTTCGAGGCTGTCGAGGCCGCGGCCCGGGACGGTGGTGGCGAGGCCGGCGAGGGTGAGTGGGCCGGGGTGGCCGGGGAGGTGCCAGACCGGCTGGTCCGTGGTGGCGTCGTCGCGGCTGGCGGTGGCGACGGGCACGGGCACCAGCGTGGTGGTGAGGTGTTGGTGGAGGTGGTGGGTGCCGTTAACTCTCCGTTGAGGCAGACCTCTTGTACACGGCGAGCACCGTCTGGGCGAGCGGCGGCGCGACCGCAAGGGTGGCAGTTGATCGGACGTCATGAGTCGTGCCGTCGTGGTCGAAGACAACCGCGCCGGCTTCACGGGCGATGACGACTCCTGCGGCCATGTCCCAGGCATGGTTGGACAGCGTCAATGCCGCGTCCAGTTTGCCTTCGGCGAGCCACGCCAGGTCGAGAGCCGCGCTGCCGGTCATGCGTACCCGCTGTGCCTCGGCAGCGAGCTGAGCGGTCAGGGCGAGTCGCAGGCGATTCCTGACCTCAGCGTCTAGTCCTACGGCGTAGTCGCCGATGGCAACGATCGCGTCCTTTAGCCTGCTGGTGCTGCTCGCCCTGATCTGCCGGCCGTTGGCGTAGGCGCCGTTGGCCTTCGCTGCGCTGTAGCGCGCTCCGAGGAAGGGCAGCTCGATCACGCCCAGAACGGCTTCGTCCTGATGCACGAGGGCGAGGGAGACGGCACACAGCGGCAGGCCGCGTACGAAGTTGGCCGTGCCGTCGATCGGGTCGAGGACCCAGCGTAGCTCGATCGCCCCGGTCGGTCCGTCCTCCTCCCCGAGGAATCCGATCTCAGGTGTCTCGGCCTGTAGAAACGCGCGTGTCTGGCGTTCGATGGTGTAGTCGAGCTCCGAGGCGAGGTCGCGATCGCCCTTCGCGGTGAGCGTGCCCGGCGGCTGATGCAGCATCGCCTCCGCTGCTTTCCTGACCGCCTCCGTCGCTATGGGCAACAGGTCCGCGTATTCGCTCACACCGCCCGCCCGCGCTGCCACTGTGACTCGAAGACCTGCTCGAACACCGGGTACAGCCCACCGCCCGGATCGCTCTGACCGATGACGAAAGCGGGAGAGTCGACACCGCGGCTGTCCGTCAGGTACGGCTGCACCACGCAGAGATCGTCCACCAGCACGATGTTGAAGCGAGGCGTCTCGTCGTACGTCGCCAGGTTCAGGCTGTCCCGCAGGTTGGCAGGCAGCCGGTCCCGCACCCGCAGCAGAGTTTCGATGTTGAGCTTCGTCAGCGCCGAGAGCTGTCCGATCGGAAAGCCCTCCTCCGCCTCACGAGCCTGGATCGCCGAGCCGGCCGGGTCGAGGAAGAGACAACGAACCTGGGGACCGGCCGTCAGGAGAGCCTGCCAGCTACGGTCCGCGTAGTCCTGGCAGAGCATGTTGAGGGAAAGACCGAGCGCCCGGATGTTCCTGGCTCCGTCGAAGAGCTGATCCGCCGACAGGCGCGCGGAGAGTTGAGACCGGCTGGGGTAGACCGCCGTCAGACCGGCCATCCCCTGAGGGCATGCCGGGCGATCGTCCAGAGCATCGAGGGCGAGCATCACGTCGCCGGGTGGGGTTTCGCTCGTCTCCCATCGCAGCACCATTTCGGCGGTAGGACGCCAGCCGAGCGACACTGCCAGCGCCTCGGCGAACTCGTCGGGCGTGTGACCGGCGGAGGCGCGAGCCGCTGCCACTCGTTGGCGTGCCATCAGTCCCAGGTTTGACCGTCCGGGATCGGGCACTGTTCGTGGCTCGTTGGCGCTGAGCGCGGCGATGAAGCGGTCGCGGGCCTCGTGGGCTGTCTTGGTCAGGGCGGTGTCGAGCGCCGCCTGCATCTCTGGTCGCGGGCAGACCCGGTCCTGGCCCGCCTCCCACTTCGACACGGTCCGCTCGGCGACGCCGAGGTGCGACGAGAAGTCCCGGATGCTCATCCGAAGCGCCTGGCGTAGGGCGCGTGTCTCCCGGCCGGTCCACCGGTGCACGGTCGTCATCGTGCCGCCTTCGGTCACGTCGAGATCGGTTCCCGGGCAGCCTACCGCCAGTCGGTGCAGCGCAGTTACCGGTGAGGTGCAGTGCGTAGTCATGTTACGGGCGCAGCTCCTTGACCAGGGTGGATGCATGGCCCGGGGCGGGTGCTGGGCTCCGGCCGGCCGTTTCCCCGTCGGCATCGGCCGTCCCCGCCCGCCCCGGCGCCACTCCACCACCCTGGCATTCCGGAGGTGCCCACCCATGCCCGTCGTACTCGAAGACTTTCCCGTCCTCACCCCGGTCACCGACGAGGACCTGGCCCTCGCCGCCCGCGCGGTCCGCGTCCACGTGCCCGAGGCGTGGCCGCAGGGCCCGCTCTGCCGGAGTGAGCGGGTGCCGTTCCCGTGCCGGCTGGCCCGTTGGGCTCGCGCCACGCTCGAGGCGGCGGGCCTGACCGAGGAGCAGGTGTGAGCGCGAGGAACGCAGCGAAGCGGAGTCCCGCAGTCGCGAACGAAGGCGGGCTCCGGTGAGCGCGAGGAACGCAGCGAAGCGGAGTCCCGCAGTCGCGAACGAAGGCGGGCTCCGGTGAGCGCGAGGAACGCCGCGAAGCGGAGTCCCGCGGTCGCGAGCGAAGGCGGGCTCCGGTGAGCGGGGACCGTGAGTCGGCGGCCCGGTGGCTGAGTCTGGTCGCGGCCGACGCGCAGTTGTCCGCGTACCTGATCGGGGTGGACTGGGAGCGGCTGAAGGCGCAGGTGGCGCGTACCGGTGAGGTCCCGTGCCTGGGGTGGTCGGAGGCCGAGCAGCGGCGCGCGGAGAGTTACCTGCGGTGGGGTGGTTTCTGGGCGAAGGTGGAGGAGCGCTGCCCGGGGTTGCTGCCGGAGCGGGAGGCCCCGCTGGTCGAGGCGGCGCTGCGCCGGCTCGCCGCGACCGGCGACGGCCCGGAGCGGTCGGCGCTGCTGACCGTGCTGGGCCGCGCGCACCGCCACTACCGTCTGCGGCCGGACCACCAGGCGGTCATCGACCAGGTGTTGGGCCGCGCCACCAGATGGCGGGAGGTCGAGGAGGCCGCGGCGTGGGTGGGCGACGGCCCGGCCTGGTGGCCGGCCGAGGTGGTCGACCACGACCGGGTCGCCGGCGGCATCGCCGTCCTCACGGTACGTCCCTGGCGGCGGCTGCCGTTCCGGCCCGGTCAGGCGGTGCCGGTGTGCACGCCGCGCCGGCCCGGCCGGTGGCGGTGGCTCTGCCCGGCGAACGCGCCGCGCCCCGACGGCACCGTCGAGCTGCACGTCCGCGCGGTCCCCGCCGGGTCCGTCTCCACCACCCTGGTGCATGAGGTACGCCCCGGCGAGTTGCTGCACCTCGGCCCACCCACCGACACCGGCCTGCACCTGACCGGCGATGACCTGCTGCTGGTCGCCGGCGGCACCGGGCTGGCCCCGCTACGTGCCCTGGTGGAGCAGGTCGCCGCCGCCCCCGCCGGCCGCCGGGTGACGCTGGTCGTCGGCGTTCGCACCTTCGCCGACCTGTACGACCCGATCACCCTCGACAAGCTCCAGCACGCCCACGACTGGCTGACGATCGTGCCCGCGTTCTCCCACGACATCTTCGCCGAACCCGCCGAGCAGGGCGACGCCCTCACCATCGCCCTCCAGCATCACCGCCCCGACCAGCAGGTGTACGTCTGCGGGCCGCCCGCGATGCTGGCCGGTGCCCGGCTGCGGCTGCTCGCCGCCGGCATCCCCGCCGACCGCATCCACCTGCCCGACCGGATCCCCTGGCGATGACCGTCTACCGCAGCCGCAACGCCCTGACCGGCCCGCTCACCCCCGACCGGATCACCGAGCTGCAGCTGCCGGTGGCCCGGCGCGGCTACCGGGTGGAGGACGTGGATGCCCTGCTGCACCGGCTCACCTTCGAACTGGCCGAGCGGACCCGTCAGCTCGTCGACCAGCGCGCCGAGAACCGGCGGATCAACCGCGCGCTGCGGAGCTGGCAGAGCGAGCAGGCGCGGGCCCGGCACGCCGCAGCTCGTGCCGAGTGACGTCCCGCGCCTACCTGCCGTGCGGGTCGGCCTGGTTGAGCATCGCCACCACCTGGTCGTAGTCGCCGCGCGCCTCCCCGTACCGGAGGAACTTCACCCGCTCGACCTGGATCTCCCGCGCGTCGGGCTGCGACTCGATCAGCCCGACGACCTCCGCCACAAAGTCGTCCAGCGGCATCGCGAACTCGCTCTCCTCCTGCCCGGGCAGCAGTCCGGTACGCACCGCCGGCGGCACCAGCTCCACGACCCGTACGCCGGTGTCGGCGAGCTGGAGCCGCAGCGACTCGCTGAGCAGGTGGATCGCCGCCTTGGAGGCGTTGTAGCTGGGTGTGGCCTTCAGCGGGGCGAAGGCGAGCCCGGAGGAGACCGTCATGATCGTGGCGGCCGGCCGGGACCGCAGGTGCTCGACGAAGGCGGCGATCAGCCGGATCGGGCCGAGCACATTGGTCGTCACCACCGCCTCGGCGTCGGCGAGGAACGTCTCCGGCTGGTGCCAGTCCTCCACCCGCATGATCCCGGCCATGGCGACCAGCACGTTGAGATCCGGGTGCCGCGCCAGCACCTCCCCGGCCGCGGCCCTGATGCTCGCGGCGTCCGCCGTGTCGATCGTGACCGTGTCGAGGCCCGGGTGCGCGGCGGCGAGACTCTCCAGCAGCTCCGTACGCCGGCCACCGATGATCACCGTGTTGCCCCTGGCCCGCAGTTCGAGCGCGAGAGCGAGGCCGATCCCGCTCGTCGCGCCGGGAATGAAGATCGTGTTACCCGAGATGTCCATGCCCCGAGCCTGGCCGACCGTCCGGGACGCCGGCCAGGGACCGGTTGTCGGGGGATCGCCGATCCCTGGATGGTCCGCCGGGCCGGCGGATACTGGGCGGATGAACCGCGCCGCCCTCGCCGACTTCCTGCGCCGCCGCCGGGAGGCGTTGCAGCCGGCCGATGTCGGGCTGCCCCCGGGGGCGCGCCGCCGGGCACCCGGCCTGCGGCGGGAGGAGGTGGCCTCCCTCGCCGCCATGTCGACCGACTACTACACCCGCCTCGAACAGCGGCGCGGCCCGCAGCCCAGCCCGCAGCTGCTCGCCGCGCTCGCCCGCGCTGGCCGCGGCGCTGCTCGGCGACCGGTCCCACTTCACCGGCCTCGCCCGCAGCGAGATCTACCGCTGGTTCACCGACCCGGCCGAACGGCTGCGCTACCCGCAGGACGACCGCGAGCGGCAGAGCCGCGCCCAGGTCGCCAACCTGCGCGCCGCATACGCGTCGATGGGCCCGCAGTCCCGCGCCGGTGAGCTGCTGCGCGCCCTGCGCAGCCGCAGTCCCGAGTTCGACGAGCTGTGGCAGCGACACGAGGTCGCGCAGCGCTTCGCCGACCACAAGACGCTCCTGCACCCCGAACTCGGCCCCATCGAGGTCGACTGCCAGG
The Micromonospora sp. R77 DNA segment above includes these coding regions:
- a CDS encoding Z1 domain-containing protein, whose protein sequence is MTEPFATSYREALKAMDLRGPRRLHALAAALTEDLSIETDDDSLCAYLAAVGPNDSLRKDLAVRLATWDAADGSNWIDGTEHNTPERRARVVSLLGLGEKAAAVLLDVVPIAATGDTVIDGEWTPWYTDSVRRDRDFYWDHYRNHLLHARGFDPKAVAALDASTTKVVERLADPAGPKRHQAKGLVVGYVQSGKTANFTGVIAKAIDAGYRLIIVLSGSANLLRTQTQRRLDMELVGRENLLRGISEHDTEAFDYHADRDWRDGKFVRHGVLPSDAGQPDIVRLTTRDFDYRSLQQGISALDFERPERTRPLYDEVNLRGSHARLVVVKKNNLVLTKLVKDLRKITTRLAEIPALIIDDESDQASPNTSNPKKWEKDQKERTSINQRLSELLTLLPRAQYVGYTATPFANVFVDPSDTEDIFPSNFIISLDRPPGYMGAADFHDLDNNFDDTEPNFANSKEKAHVRPLPDDPDDESHLRQAIDAFVLTGALKLYRQERGEGSYRHHTMLVHHAMQRAVHSDKATEVRKLWETGGYFAPASADRLRKLYDTDIRQVSQALAQGDSIPNTYEELTPYIARTVRNISEGGDPVIVVNSEKSLENEQIDFDQRGVWKILVGGNSLARGFTVEGLTISYYRRLTKQQDTLMQMGRWFGFRPHYRDLVRLYITPSLHAAFEASCRDEEHFRTELRRYATPVDGKSQLTPAQVPPLVAQHLDWLKPTAANKMYNADLAERRSPGIAVEPRRWPSDPKLIDSNTRAFQPLLDAAQTYAHLYGELANGAKPGSGEPESAPESWNYHAWIGRVSHPILLSVMQSLRLATDDALRPDLRWLSSLTPEQISGWVVILPQHKGQTANRRILGHHPISVHTRTRQKPDYYGGISKLEHRGPGEVIKRVPSEDDKAVNNAEIGEEQARRHVEPRSGSLLIYPVVDRAKESEGSLPGQTNDELHPRQVTMAFRLVAPESAVGGDKRLVLFETKVTSRRNAAIVDKHV
- a CDS encoding very short patch repair endonuclease, whose product is MPEQSWASSPATRRAMQGNRSRDTTPEVALRRALHAKGLRYRVCAHPLPNLRRKIDIVFRPARVAVEVYGCFWHGCPQHHRQPTANNKYWREKLARNMDRDRRTRQALEDAGWLLIVVWEHEDLDGAALRIAESVRARRGFTTHEA
- a CDS encoding transposase family protein, whose protein sequence is MQVISAASQEWIFPFTGLQPAQFRRLVRLVAERGGDAIADGRPGRQWSLDLADRVLLVAAYWRTNLTMRQIGPLFGVSHSAAHRVIDTLGPLLALTPGHRRWVDQITIVDGTLIPTRDRRLAAPSKNYRYSTNLQVAIDAHTRLVVALGDPQPGNRNDTIVYRTSGIDQKLAGRPVMADGAYRGNPEVIIPYRKPSDGSELPAWKTDLNKQHRTVRAQVEHALARMKSFKILRDYRRAASTLTDTAAGIAHLHNIILLG
- a CDS encoding GIY-YIG nuclease family protein; translated protein: MLDAALNARDEHGRHWADARWGCYAFYDYDGEPIYVGQTNERLRVRVRRHLTNQRTDAVAMRILDVFEVAEMELWPLWEFEDVAGKRHPEYAPAQQRLNAVEYTAYLKAIRESRFKAILNEKIPPVSPTVDLPASGRFPLISDATRRERGHPDVRIARRAETISRLAAVAYERGEVSDGLRRVLVVQGVRLAYIAAVRLAYAEGRPTPDPSAIDVTGLVGSVLFEHDDTPHLFDR
- a CDS encoding DNA cytosine methyltransferase, with the protein product MTQLALIPSDVGTAKPTAAEFFAGIGLVRLGLEDAGFKVIWSNDIEPDKKEMYARHFNDPEGAHDYKRGDIADVKGPQMADGLSLAWASFPCTDLSLAGARRGLAGSESGTFWHFVRVLREMGDRRPPVVALENVVGLATSHGGEDLAAAIRALNDLDYSVDVLTLDARRFVPQSRPRLFLVAALEPPADEPVPNSELRPDWLQAPFGDPTLRTHRALLPAPPPPTTTGLTELADKLPPSSELWWDDQRQAAFVSSLSPIQAERLETLRKGRGISRRTAYRRTRSGKPTWEIRPDDISGCLRTARGGSSKQALVEAGQGKVRVRWMTPREYAKLMGAADYRLDGLRTNQALFGFGDAVCVPVVSWLAREYLMPLALGELRSAESPRLAVVGA
- a CDS encoding DUF4928 family protein; its protein translation is MDAGQATAKRIAEDLIASLEDWRETKRGKKGGINANVFCAGLYVTEYVGAKYPLQRSDYLADSQVKGASGATAKNILSRHGEDRDFLKEGGRTSRMTKEVAVEIVELLDKHPRSDDLRRLPPDELAAVARTLQAWFVDQIKVEYFGKQRIKAEFSPTTPMKLVVSVLLKSAQERGGNTAGAVAQHLVGAKLALRFPELEISNDSYTTADVQTSRPGDFLVGDTAFHVTMSPGQPLFEGRCKSNRKAGFRSRVLVPETRLAAAAQLADLARLGDYVAVQSVEDFVGTNVEEMAGFREQDIRSGLRLLLETYNRRVAGVESDPSLLIELPENL